The Lytechinus pictus isolate F3 Inbred chromosome 8, Lp3.0, whole genome shotgun sequence nucleotide sequence TTAAATCTCTTATCAGTCCATTAAATAAATTAATCGTATTTCTAGGAATCAATGAATAATAAGCAAAGAAAGATGGGTGACTCTGTTCACTTGTGCCTGGGATTAGAATACATGGCCCCATTTGGGCATATCTGTGTTGGTAATTCCACACTCTGGATATCATAAGCAAGGTTTTGTCAATTTCTATACACATACCTGATGATAACGCCACACTTTGAACAGACTGAAGCCTAGTGGCCCATGTATCAAGCCTACGGACATAAAGAGTATTCAGTAGTTGACAGGTTGACACAACATGAACAAACATCTTAAAATGACTAGATGACAGTTTATCGCTGGGTTGGATTCAGCTCAATCTGATAGCGTTTCAAACTCATCGTCATGGAAACCATAGAGCACATGCATAATGTGGCGTACACACACCATGGACGCCTCTTTACATTCCTTGCCGACCGTTGAGAAGTTTAGAAAGCCGTGGGGAAGGTGATCGACTATCTCCAAGAAGACGGGCTTACCCATGCCACGAAGCTTCCTAGCAAAGCTGATTGAGTCATCCAATAATGGGTCTAACGCACAACCCTGTGGAacacacaaaataaaagaaacaggAATTAATACAACAAACTAATACTCCATTTGTAAGAACAGAAAAATGTTCTTATTTTTCAAATGGtcaaaaatatatggaaaagaAAATGCTTTTGTATTCAAACAAGATATCATTATTGTTCGATTTCAATAAAGAACATATGTTGAAATGTGCTTTTGTATATAATCCCCACAAACATCTAAGAAAAGTGataattttctgtgattaaatATCAACAATACCAAATACTAGCTATTTTAAATATAAGAGAATTCCTACAGTGCATACTTGTTACGATCAAATTAAAGATTTAGAAGAGACACTTTTATAAGTGAACAACTACATGCATGTACGTCCAAAGTATTTGTATAATACAAATTTAATGCAGTTTTATGCTTATGTTTCTCACTCTCATGAATACACAATAACTATTAGAAGCCAGAGGAGGATAGAATAGGTTGGTTGGAGGAAGGAAAATGATGGAGGAGCAgggagaagagaagaaggaaGGTGACATGTTTCAGGAAAGCAATCAACTTACAATAATATGAACAGGAGGAAGGCCCTTGAGAAGCTCTTCGTCCGAGAAGAGAGGCGAGACGTAAGGATTCCTCATGATAGGTGCATCCCTGAAAACCCTGATGGGTGAATTCACAAAGGATGTAGGAGTCTGGACGTCTTCATCCGTTACTAGTCCTTCCTCCTTCAAATCAAGGTGAAGATCTTCTCTGCTCTTTGGTGATAACGGCACGGTGTCCTCTGACTCACGGTCTGCCTCAGGTTTGGAGTCCAAGGAGATGGCATCGACATCCGCTGGAAGACTGATTGAAAGATCCTCCGAGTTTGGAGGGTGAGAAGGGTCAAAGATTGCGATGGCTTCGGTGCTGGACTGGTCACCATTGGTTTCCGTTTGTCCGTCACCTTGACCTATCGTTGCGTTGTCAATGGCATCACTGACTTGCTCTAACTTCTCAATGTCTGTTGGAGGGACTTCCTCCATGAACGAAGAGACAGTGTCCGTTGGTGGTGGAACGATGATATCCCCGTTGATGCCTTCCTTCGACGTTGGTGTGGTCACTTTAGTACTGTTACcattctcctcttcctcctcttcaaGTTTCTTCTCCATCTCTCCATCAACAGGTGAACCTTCTTCTGACTTGATGGAAGACCTCTTAGGG carries:
- the LOC135155289 gene encoding hormone-sensitive lipase-like; protein product: MHHFPFRDTSIINVLYRNVPLGIFPMHQVPYGNGVCRETPYIYLRSWAKDLGVPIVSIDYSLAPEQPFPRAFEECFFAYAWAVKNAPYLGSTGEHICLAGDSSGGNLCTAVAMRAASYGIQVPDGIVTMYTPFVIHHSPSPSRLLCLFDPLLPFGVLMRCLSAYVGLKEEFMSEEKVSTVVDTANDRILGSPKRSSIKSEEGSPVDGEMEKKLEEEEEENGNSTKVTTPTSKEGINGDIIVPPPTDTVSSFMEEVPPTDIEKLEQVSDAIDNATIGQGDGQTETNGDQSSTEAIAIFDPSHPPNSEDLSISLPADVDAISLDSKPEADRESEDTVPLSPKSREDLHLDLKEEGLVTDEDVQTPTSFVNSPIRVFRDAPIMRNPYVSPLFSDEELLKGLPPVHIIGCALDPLLDDSISFARKLRGMGKPVFLEIVDHLPHGFLNFSTVGKECKEASMVCVRHIMHVLYGFHDDEFETLSD